The genome window CGGGTTCGCTCCGGGAAAGGTGACGATCCTGAGGGTCTCGCGCCTGACCGCTAGGGGTCTGCGTCACGGGAACCAAAATGGCCGAAACCAACCGAAATCGACCTCACGCAGACCCCAATCTGGCAATGCGGGCCAGCCTCTGGAGTGCGAATTGGAGGCAGGCGCGTTTGGATTCTTCCCGTGACGCAGACCCCTAGCCTGGAGTTTCGCGGTTTTTGGGGGTGGATTCGGGGTCGGTGCCGGCGTTTTTTTGACAACGGACTGGACACACAACGACCGTTTTTCTAGCGTCTGGGCATGTCGAGCACGACGGGCGGTCAGCATCGTTTCTGTGGTCGCACGTTCAGTGCGCATGAACTGGAGACGATTCGCGGCCTGATCGCGGACGGTAGTAGGACCCGCGTGGAGCTTTCGCGGCTAGTGTGCGAAGAGCTCGAGTGGCTTCGACCGGACGGACGCCTCAAGGACATGTCGTGCCGGGTGGCGATGTTGCGGATGCACCGCAACGGTCTCATCGAACTACCGCCGCCGCAGCGCTCGAATGGAAACGGCAGACGGAAGCCACGTCTGACGTCGGCATCTGACCCACAGATACCCATCACTCTTCCGGTGGGCGAACTCGGAGAACTGGAGTTCGTACAGATCCAAGCGGGGAAGCAATCGTTGCTCTGGAACGAACTGATCGAGCGTCACCACTACCTTGGGTACCAGCCTTTGGCCGGTGCTCAGATCCGCTACTTCGTGTTCGCTCGTGCACGGCTTCTGGCAGCGCTAGGATTCGGGGCCTCAGCGTGGAAGGTGGCACCACGAGATCGGTTCATCGGCTGGACGCACGAACAGCGCATTCTCAACCTCAGGTTCGTCGTGAACAACGCGAGGTTCCTGATCTTGCCTTGGGTTCAGTCACGGAATCTCGCGTCGCATCTTCTTTCGAGAGTCGTCAAGCGGTTGCCGCAGGATTGGGAGAACCGCTACGGCTATCGCCCGGTGCTGCTGGAGACGTTCGTTGGGATGCGTTTTCGCGGTACGTGCTACCAGGCAGCCAACTGGGTCGAGGTCGGGCAAACACAGGGGCGCGGGAAGTTGGATCGGTGGAACCGCTACGCCCTGCCGGTGAAGCGCATCTTCCTCTACCCGCTCCGCCGCGGCTTCCGCCGCCAACTCTGCACACAAGATCTCGCGCTGCATGGTCAGCAGAGGCGAGTCTAGTCACGTTCATTCCTGGGAGGGATCAACTTGTTCACCGTCACCGTTCCGCGGACCGTTCGGGACCTACTCGAGAACTTCAGGACGTGCTTCACGAAACCTGGATTCGAGAGTTTCTCGACTCTGATCACCGGCTGGATTATCTGCCAAGGACGCCACAGCATCAGCCGCGTGATCCAGGCGTCAGGAGTTGTTCCTACGGGCAAGCATCACTCCTCGATCTACCGATTCCTCTCGCAGGGACGGTGGACCACCGACGCGGTCGGCGAAACGTTGTTTCGACTGCTGCTGCCCTTCATGCCCAAGGAGATCACACTGATCTTGGATGACACTCTGTGCCACAAGGGCGGACCGCACATCTTCGGCGCGGCGATGCATTACGACTCGCACAGTTCGACCTACGGGCGGGGATCGACCCAAGGTCGCAAGTCGGTATTCGCGTTTGGGCACAACTGGGTGATCGCTGCACTTTGGATTCCTCTTCCATGGAATTCTGCTCAAGGGCTGGCCATTCCATTCCTGTTTCGTCTCTATCGCTCGAAGAAACGCAGTCCGAAGAGCAAGTACCGCAAGCGAACGGTACTCGCAGCTGAGTTGATCAAACTCGTGAAAAGCTGGCTTCCCGCCGGACGTCGACTGCACGTCCTTGCAGATTCCGAATACGCATGCGAGACGGTCGTGCGTGATCTCCCCGCCGACATCGTTTTCACCGGGCCGATGGTCATGGATGCGGCACTCTACGAGCCGCCAGACAGATACCACGGAAAGGGACGTCCATCACGCAAGGGGAAGAGACTTCTCTCACCAAGGGACCTCGCGAAGTCATCGACAACACCGTGGAAGACGCTGACCTTGGTAATCTACGGCAAGAAAATCACGATCAAGGTCAAGTCGATGGTGTGCCTCTGGTACACCGTCGCCGGCATCAGGCGCGTGCGAGTGGTGGTGACTTGGGACCCAAGAGGAAGGTTCGACGATCGGGCGTACTTCTCCACGGACCCCAACAGATCCGAGAA of Armatimonadota bacterium contains these proteins:
- a CDS encoding transposase gives rise to the protein MFTVTVPRTVRDLLENFRTCFTKPGFESFSTLITGWIICQGRHSISRVIQASGVVPTGKHHSSIYRFLSQGRWTTDAVGETLFRLLLPFMPKEITLILDDTLCHKGGPHIFGAAMHYDSHSSTYGRGSTQGRKSVFAFGHNWVIAALWIPLPWNSAQGLAIPFLFRLYRSKKRSPKSKYRKRTVLAAELIKLVKSWLPAGRRLHVLADSEYACETVVRDLPADIVFTGPMVMDAALYEPPDRYHGKGRPSRKGKRLLSPRDLAKSSTTPWKTLTLVIYGKKITIKVKSMVCLWYTVAGIRRVRVVVTWDPRGRFDDRAYFSTDPNRSEKAILVQYARRWEIEVGFRNTKQALGLEDPQNGWWHRPKGSHRVKKRPGPNARERVGEMAINHTLATAFAAYALSIIWYLHHGQPDKDVAIVRAAAPWYGHKTRPSLNDMLAAVRRELWTSRLSQHPGTRPGAEKLAATLPHWLLSA
- a CDS encoding DUF4338 domain-containing protein, whose protein sequence is MSSTTGGQHRFCGRTFSAHELETIRGLIADGSRTRVELSRLVCEELEWLRPDGRLKDMSCRVAMLRMHRNGLIELPPPQRSNGNGRRKPRLTSASDPQIPITLPVGELGELEFVQIQAGKQSLLWNELIERHHYLGYQPLAGAQIRYFVFARARLLAALGFGASAWKVAPRDRFIGWTHEQRILNLRFVVNNARFLILPWVQSRNLASHLLSRVVKRLPQDWENRYGYRPVLLETFVGMRFRGTCYQAANWVEVGQTQGRGKLDRWNRYALPVKRIFLYPLRRGFRRQLCTQDLALHGQQRRV